The sequence NNNNNNNNNNNNNNNNNNNNNNNNNNNNNNNNNNNNNNNNNNNNNNNNNNNNNNNNNNNNNNNNNNNNNNNNNNNNNNNNNNNNNNNNNNNNNNNNNNNNNNNNNNNNNNNNNNNNNNNNNNNNNNNNNNNNNNNNNNNNNNNNNNNNNNNNNNNNNNNNNNNNNNNNNNNNNNNNNNNNNNNNNNNNNNNNNNNNNNNNNNNNNNNNNNNNNNNNNNNNNNNNNNNNNNNNNNNNNNNNNNNNNNNNNNNNNNNNNNNNNNNNNNNNNNNNNNNNNNNNNNNNNNNNNNNNNNNNNNNNNNNNNNNNNNNNNNNNNNNNNNNNNNNNNNNNNNNNNNNNNNNNNNNNNNNNNNNNNNNNNNNNNNNNNNNNNNNNNNNNNNNNNNNNNNNNNNNNNNNNNNNNNNNNNNNNNNNNNNNNNNNNNNNNNNNNNNNNNNNNNNNNNNNNNNNNNNNNNNNNNNNNNNNNNNNNNNNNNNNNNNNNNNNNNNNNNNNNNNNNNNNNNNNNNNNNNNNNNNNNNNNNNNNNNNNNNNNNNNNNNNNNNNNNNNNNNNNNNNNNNNNNNNNNNNNNNNNNNNNNNNNNNNNNNNNNNNNNNNNNNNNNNNNNNNNNNNNNNNNNNNNNNNNNNNNNNNNNNNNNNNNNNNNNNNNNNNNNNNNNNNNNNNNNNNNNNNNNNNNNNNNNNNNNNNNNNNNNNNNNNNNNNNNNNNNNNNNNNNNNNNNNNNNNNNNNNNNNNNNNNNNNNNNNNNNNNNNNNNNNNNNNNNNNNNNNNNNNNNNNNNNNNNNNNNNNNNNNNNNNNNNNNNNNNNNNNNNNNNNNNNNNNNNNNNNNNNNNNNNNNNNNNNNNNNNNNNNNNNNNNNNNNNNNNNNNNNNNNNNNNNNNNNNNNNNNNNNNNNNNNNNNNNNNNNNNNNNNNNNNNNNNNNTAATAGCATTGATGATGAAAGAAATTAAATTTGACtatctttaatattttataaaatatttagtgTCATTGATTGatagtattttataaatttacaaatgaaaaaatttagaaaaaagctcaaaaacatctcaaaaaagataaatagcaatCTTTGATTCTTAGACATGCCACGTTGCAATCCCtagtttctcctttatatatactagtttaggtgtacgcaccttacgcgtgtacctcactttaataagttctaacattacattaaataggatatttgtttaaataataaagatagatataataattaaatttaatattttttgagtatgtaaagatggagaatttatttattaaacttaatctttaccCAAAATATCTTAAAAAGTCGATCGATAATTATCTAccatttataaattataacaaaataataaaatgatagagacatcaaaataatacaattaaatctaatctttatacacaaaaaatttctcaaagtcgtccgacactcatttATCActtgtaaataataacaaaataatacgataatagagatatcaaaataattcaactaaacctaacctttacttaaaaaaattcttcaaagccgacTAACAtttaacatttatctatcacctgtaaactgcaacaaaataatacggtaaaagtgatatcaaaacaatacaattaaacttaaattttacacacaaaattttctcAAACCCGATCGAGATTCAtttacgaactgtaaactaccacaaagtaacaaactaatagagatattacgatcaTACACTTAAACCTAACCtctacctaaaaaaaattttcaaagccgaccaacattcatctagcatctataaattaaaataaaacaataaataataaagatcaaaacaatacaattaaacctaacctttacacaagaaattcttcaaagtcaaccgacattcatctacgacctgtaaactataaaaaaaaaaatataatagtgatcacaaagtttcgattttgatccaactaattcttgcctgagcaaaaattttaaccccaaatgatgatttgaatgaaaacaaagaagatatatatagatatagatgacaaaaacagtgaagaagttgaggattagaaaattaagcatcgatgcaattgaatcaagttagatgagcatcaatcttTTTCTCGCACCCCAAAAGAGAACCAAAGCTAACACAAATACCATGGAGATTACTCGTATTTCTgcacaaaatagaacacaaatatCACGTAGATTGCTATTATCTTTGTACAAAACCAAACACAAGTATCATGTAGATTGCTAGTATTTCTGCGCAAAACACAAGTTAGAATCACAATCAATAAGGAtgagaaatattaattaattttcctaccatatattttaggaatctcatatattttaagaagtctcattgaaaggaaaatattaattaattctcctaccatatatattttaggagtcccacgtattttagaaagtctagttaatataataaaaataattaaataataaattttaaaaatagtgaaaaggcagttttttctaaaaagaatcatttaatgaagggtaaaaagttcaagtaatttttctaaaggtcttcacatttttgatatattgtagatatagatatagatatagattagattatagattttatatatatagtttagttgcacgtgtctcgcacgtataatttttgattatttaaaattaaatgattttatctattacgaaggtttttaatgaagtacaaaaagttcaaaacagatattttattgtaagcacatatatatatgagaaaaataattacgTTGTTAGATTCGAACATACGAGAATATCAAACCTAGAAATCAAAATTCACAAACATAACAGATATAATAATGCATGACGTGTTAAACTTAAAATCACTTCCAAGCTAAAGAAAAGATAATAAGCCACGAcaatcaaaaaaggaaaaacaactcaaaacaagagagagagaataacatACTAACCTAGCGGATGACAATTACAATAGTTGAAGAAAACATAACGAATAAAATCACAACCATTCTTGTTGAAGCGAAGGTTAATACTTTGAAGAAATGAGATGCAGATATATCACATTTGATTTTTCTGCACATAACCTAAACAAAAAGACAAACAAGAAGAAGAACAGAGACGTAATAAGAAGAGAAAGGAGGAAGTAGAAATAAACGGACTTAAAAATTATTTGCAAAATATTAGTTAAATAGAATTATTGGAGACTTATATTTACTACACATTAATAAGTATTTATATTaggtaatatttaaattaatttagaattgTAAAATATTAGGAGTTCCTATTGAGTTAAAATAGGTATAATATTTCTTTATATCCGGAatacttaaataatataaaaataattaaattaagccTACGTGCATTGCTGTAAATTTAAAACAATGTTGTTAAAGTGCCCGGTACTATTAAAGTATAATAAACTTTCACTTTATTCAAAATTTTGTAAATTTCAAATCCCTAATTAAGAATATAAGTTGAAAATTAAACCTAAtcctaatttaagaaaaaaaatttatcatattttaaagtcctaattctttatcatattttaaaatcttaacccatatattttaggattcaaaattatatatatataattaaataataattggagaaaaaaaaagtaaaaaaatgatcTTAtctattataaagtattttaatgaagaataaaaaatttaaattactttatatttttaatatattatagatatagattatatattatagatataggtacagattataaattatagatatagatatagatcatagatataaatatatattgattgGGCGAGACTGAGGGAGTAATTTGGGACAAATTCGGGTTTAACATGTACTTATAAAAGGCGGTGAACAAAAAAAATCCTTATAAAAATCCTCAGAAGTCTGTAGACGCAGCTTAACAGGCGGTAGGGCTGGAAGCTACAACCAGATTGTTCCATTATCTTAGCTGAACTAAATCATGTAACTTTTCTCTTCCTCTGACTGAATCCCTAGCTATAACACAAAAAACttaccattttattttttaaaaattttataatattgtgTTTCGGTCTAACTAGTCGGCGCCTCGCCTGATTTATgtgttaaaaaaatcattattttcgTTTAATACTTTTGGTGTTGTGAATAATGTAGGAGGCATTCGGTAAATCGGCCACCAACACCAGATACACGgaatgatcaagaaaaggagcCTACCCTTAAAGAAATTATCAACATTAAGGTCTATTCTTAGTCCCTTTTGGAATACTGTTTAGTTGATTGAGAGTTGGGAAATTCTTGTTTATTAATCTTTTTTTGCTTGTTTAGTTGATTGAAAGTGGGGAGAAAGAACGGTTGATGGAGCTATTGAGGGAAAGGCTTGTTGAGTCTGGATGGAAGGatgaaatgaaatctctttgTAGGTAATGTACTCTATCctattgttttattttagtactGTTTTGTTACTGTGTGttgttttgcatttttttttctaaactgCTTTGGACTGTTTTTGTTACCCGAGtttctatcagaaacaacctctctaccttgaGGTCGAGGTAAGGTCTGGATACGCTCTTACCCTCCCTATATCTCACTTTGTGGGGCTACGCTGggtattatgttgttgttgttaagttGGCTATTTCTTCATGCATGTGTTTTGATCTGTTGCTCAGCAACTACTACCTTGCCTTTTTTGCTACTATGAAAATCCAATGGAAAGTCAGTTACTTTTCTTGTTTTGCTATCAAgtgaaaaataaatgttaatttgACAATCTTGTTCTGTTTATTTTTCTGGCAAGTGAAATGCAATTGTTTGTATATCCTTTGTGGACACCAGGTCTTTCCATTCCCGTTCCCTCATACCAAATGTTCGCCACCCCTAAAATGAAGGGTTAAAGATCCCAAATGGTGTAAAGGAAGGTAATTCAAGTCGTTTACATTACTTGAACAATGGAACCATGTACAAGTAGGGCTTTCCAAGTCCTGACTGCTGTTTAAGTGTAGTAATTGTTGCTTTGCCCCATTAAACACATTGCTGTTATTGActtctcatcatcatcaacaacaacatatatctGCACACCCTACCCCTTCCCTTtccaaacaaaaacaaaaaggagaaaaaaagaacctcttttcttaaaattgtgGTGTTTTGGTCCAGCTTGAGAGCACCTTGAATAATTACAAGGGTACCTGTTACCTCCCACTCTGTCTAGCAAGGCTTGATGGGTGAGAATAAGTCACTTCTCCATTGGGAGTTGTACCTTGAGATTTCATGATTCTTatcctatgttgctcggactcttcaaaaaagtCAACGGGTGCATGTTgaattctccaaaagtagtgtactTTTGGAGAATCCTACACGGGTGCAGCATTGAAAGTGAATAATCCGTGCAACTTAGTTCTTATCCCaattcattgaccactaggccacagtCTATATGGCTGGATGCAAAAGGACCGTTTGCCTACTTTTCACCCTAGCTCTACTTAGCCAATGTCCACACCCCTCCCCATCTCGTTCTAATTCAACTAGTGAATTAAAAGGAAAGGAAGAAACTCTATTTTTCTAATTCTAAAGTAGTCCATGTTTTGAAACCCGTCTAATCAGATCGTTGCTCCTTGATTCTTTAAGAAGCATTTAACTTCTGTCTTGTAGTTCCAGAACACCGACAAAAGAAGTCACAATATGGTTTTTCATTCAACCAGACACGCAGATTAACAAAAACAATTAAATTGGAAAGAAAGATGAGTTAAAGAAGTCAGTCCTCCTGCATGTTAGTTGCATATTACTAAAATCTATCAACTGTTGATTCAAACAATTGCTGTACGAGAAAGGTTGAACTGTGTCACAAAGGAGGGTCTTTTGCAGGTAGGAGTTGGAGAGGGCAACTTGAAGATGAGTAAAAAGCAGAGATAGATTTTCTCAAGAAATAAAAGTAACAGAAACTTTCTAAAAAAAGGGAAGGGATAGAGATGGGGGAGGGAATGAGGGGCCCAAATCAAGGAAGAGAAGTGTGGATATGAAGCATCAGAAAAGAGGATGTatgaaggaggagaagaagatgtAAGGGAGCCTGAATAGAATGGGTAAAAGGTAGTCAAAGGGACAATTGGCAGTTACAGTCAGCTGGAAAAGAAAAGGATCATAGAACTGTTGGGATGGAGAGAGTTGGAGGAATAGTTGGGGGATATGATTAGGGAAGAGAGGAATGGTGGGATGGGGATAGGTTGTGGAAACAGAGAGGAAGAAGACAACATACAAAATAGGGGCAGTGAAAATGCTCGACTTGTTTGATTAGTAATAGTTATTGAATTTCTATTTGGAGAAAGGAAAAGTATTGCCTCTTTCCCAAATTAACTACTTTGAGCTGGCATCGGTGGTAAACTTGTGTATTTTGACCATATGCTTCTGTTAAATTATGTGGTATTTTGTAGTAATAGTCTAAAGTGTCAACTATCAATTTTGAGGTGGTTGATTTGGTGATTACAGCCAAGTAGCCAACTTAGGGATACTTACTGTGGCCGTACTTGAGTTGTATACGAGGGTAAGGTAGATCCGCTCAGTAGTAAACTGCTATTTAGTTAGACTAATTAAAAGAAGGGAGGTTTTTGATGATACAAGGGAACCTAAATGATTCGTAATAACCAAAATCTTCCGTTCTTTTTATCCTTGTGCTACAAATTCTCTTTGTATTTTTACTGTCCTGTTTTATATTTAAGGTCCTGATTATAAGAAGGTTTGGTTGCGCTGTCGTGAAGAACAAGTTTTGTTTAAGGGGTGGCAACTATTTGTTTCAACTCTGAATCAATGTTTGAGCTCTTAATATGCACTTATTTCTATCTTTGAGGgcactaaaaaataaatattccaaGTTATAGTTATTTCTTTATCTTCTATGATCTTCTGGTATGCTGGTCATTATTATGTACATATAGCAATCGATTTTCAATTTGACGTGTTACCTTTGTCACATTGATTTTCCATCAACGCTTCACACAGGGAATATATAAAGAAGAAAGGACGGAACAATGTAACCATTGACGACCTTGTACATGTGATTACCCCGAAAGGCAGAGGTAAGGCCTTGtgtcttttctttctctttctgttGATGACACACGCACGCACACTCTCGCTCCTGAAGGAGAAAGGACTAATATGCTTAGAAGCTATTCCTTCTGCTTAATCTTGTAACCTTTTTAAGCAATAAAAGACCATTGGTGTTGACATAATTCCTTGAGTAAATATCATACCATGTTTGGTTATGGGGAAATTAGATTTTCTGATCCTGTCTCTTATGCATTTCTCTGCTTCATGATTATTGGAATGTTTTAAATGTTGCTCTTGCATTGCCTGACAGAATATGCACATTGGTGTTACCTTTGCTAAACTTCTCTGCTGCTAATTGAACGTTGCAGGTTCAATTCCTGATCCGATCAAAGCTGAGTTGCTACAGAGAATTCGTACCTTCCTTGTTTCTGCCGCTCTTTGAGTCAACAGCTTCATGCATTAAGAAGGTAGCAGTATAGGTGAATATGTGGCCATTAGGTTCGACTCATTCATCTTGGAGCATCGCTTTTCTAGATTATGACCACAATGAGGGAACCAGGAGCCATATGAAAAGATGTGTTACTGGCAGTTTGCGTATACCAAGTTTGATAGAATTGAATAAATTGCTACTTGGTGTAATCTATGTTGAAGGTCGAGGTTCGGAGTTAGACCACTGCACCGCCCTCACCTTTTAGTGTCTAAATTATCTTTAAGAAGCGTAATTTTATTGCACTACCTGCACAGTTGaatcccccaccccacccccccacttttgttttttttgtttgtggTACTTTATTGATGTGTTGTACTGGGTAATGGGAATTGGTAAAGACCAGTTGGATGCGTGTGTTCTCTCTGGCTTGGTTCTCCATCTTGCTCCTTTTTTTCGTCTCTTAAATCTTTGCAACCCCCACGTGCCAAAATGTCTTGGGGGTTTAACATCTTGGGGGACATATGCAACATCAGAAAGATAAATGAGCAACTTTGTCAGGTCGAAGCACATCTTCCATGCTTGATGCAGTAGTTCCCCGTTGGGCAGACTATCACCAACTTTCAGGAAATTGTATGACACATTCAAATATTggtggctttagatatttgatttcaaataacaatgttttttagaatagtttttcttactttttaatatactaaaagtattattttattcctctatattttaaatatatttttaaacttttcatgctcatttatctctcaaattttattttttattatttttcactttttaattttttctttacttttataattctacctttttcacatttttattttattttttaaatttattattttgatttttattttttccttttattttcatattttattttattcgtctcaacttttatttttttcctcattttttttttttaccctttttttttttttttctttttttttttttatttttttttctttaccctttatttagaatttttttaatttctcttttttttccagaattttttttagatattcattctcgttcatcttttttcctcattTCTCAAATATCCTTTCTCTTGCCCTATATATGAgcagtttattctttaattgcactacAAAAGATATGGAAAACCGCTCTATATCCTTAGGATGagagtcaacaacaacaacaacacacccagtgtattcccacttagtggggtctggggggtaagatgtacgcagtctatatctctacctctgatgaagtagaaaggctgtttccgaaagactcccggctcaaggcacaagatatcacacaaacacatagtaaagcacagaagcagatgacataacataaatacggtacccataaggaatataaaacagaggaaagcagaggaaagcacacagattcgtaataagcatggaacactgaatacggaatcataacgggaataaaaaataaaaaaataaaaaacccccaccaagtaattccctacactagcgacccaatctggccctactcttctgccgtaattcgcgtcttccagactttcctatctagggtcatgtcctcggtgagctgtaactgttccatgt comes from Capsicum annuum cultivar UCD-10X-F1 chromosome 2, UCD10Xv1.1, whole genome shotgun sequence and encodes:
- the LOC107858855 gene encoding transcription and mRNA export factor ENY2; this translates as MRHSVNRPPTPDTRNDQEKEPTLKEIINIKLIESGEKERLMELLRERLVESGWKDEMKSLCREYIKKKGRNNVTIDDLVHVITPKGRGSIPDPIKAELLQRIRTFLVSAAL